In Gossypium hirsutum isolate 1008001.06 chromosome D06, Gossypium_hirsutum_v2.1, whole genome shotgun sequence, one genomic interval encodes:
- the LOC121218325 gene encoding calcium uptake protein, mitochondrial, whose translation MASLTSLKRSSPSILHLSSIHQRLQIRQFSSLPLINASNIQSNNKKDSIASSFLKWIAVGSSFGLVCWYSFSASDRSTGFFNEQFLSFADWSTETAESAVDGSKNSFRKLALPDYSSKFIFGEEYRRKVFFNYEKRLRLRSPPEKVFEYFASFQTPEGELLMRPADLMRAIVPVFPPSESHLVRDGYLSGERRPGELRCDPSELFMLFDMDTDGLISFKEYIFFVTLLSIPESSFSIAFKMFDVDNNEEIDKEEFKKVMALMRANNRQGAVHRDGLRTGLKVTGSVEDGGLVEYFFGKDGKARLQHDKFIEFMRKLQDEILRLEFDHYDYKVRGSMSAKDFALSMVASADMSHLGRLLERVDELNNEPHLREIRINLDEFKHFAELRRKLQPFSLALFSYGKINGLLTKDDFKRAAYHVCGIPLTDNIVEIIFHVFDTNRDGHLSSDEFVRVLLKRERDIAQPVESGIFGLLSCCWHCSNNSSIGRVIT comes from the exons ATGGCTTCCTTAACCTCTCTCAAAAGATCCTCACCCTCCATCCTCCATCTCTCCTCCATCCATCAACGCCTCCAAATCCGCCAATTCTCGTCGCTGCCGCTCATCAACGCTTCAAACATCCAGTCTAATAACAAAAAGGATTCCATTGCCAGCTCCTTCCTCAAATGGATCGCGGTCGGTTCGAGTTTCGGCTTGGTTTGCTGGTACTCGTTTTCAGCTTCGGATCGGAGTACTGGTTTTTTTAATGAGCAGTTTTTGTCTTTCGCTGATTGGTCAACGGAAACTGCTGAATCCGCCGTTGATGGCTCGAAGAACTCATTTCGTAAACTAGCGCTCCCTGATTATAGCTCTAAGTTCATCTTTGGAG AGGAGTATAGACGAAAGGTTTTCTTCAACTACGAGAAACGGTTGAGATTGCGGAGTCCACCGGAGAAG GTTTTTGAGTATTTTGCCTCTTTTCAAACCCCGGAAGGAGAATTACTCATGAGACCGGCTGATCTAATGCGGGCCATTGTTCCTGTTTTTCCTCCTTCTGAATCCCACCTTGTTAGAGATGGATATTTGAGCGGGGAAAGGAGGCCGGGCGAGTTACGGTGTGATCCTTCAGAACTTTTTATGCTTTTTGATATGGACACTGATGGACTTATATCTTTCAAAGA GTATATCTTTTTCGTAACATTACTGAGCATCCCCGAGTCAAGCTTCTCCATAGCGTTCAAAATGTTTGATGTGGACAACAAtga GGAGATCGATAAAGAAGAATTTAAGAAAGTGATGGCTTTGATGCGAGCTAATAACAGACAAGGGGCAGTCCACAGGGATGGACTTCGCACTGGGTTAAAAGTTACTGGTTCTGTGGAGGATGGAGGTCTAGTGGAGTACTTCTTCGGAAAAGACGGAAAGGCGCGCCTTCAACATGATAAATTCATTGAATTCATGCGAAAGTTGCAGGATGAG ATTCTGAGATTGGAGTTTGATCACTATGACTACAAAGTCCGAGGAAGCATGTCAGCCAAGGATTTTGCTTTATCCATGGTTGCTTCTGCTGATATGAGTCATTTAGGCAGGTTGCTTGAGCGGGTTGATGAATTAAACAACGAACCGCATCTTAGGGAGATTCGAATCAACTTGGATGAATTCAAACATTTTGCTGAGCTACGTAGAAAACTACAGCCATTTTCTTTGGCTCTTTTTAGTTATGGAAAAATTAATGGTCTACTAACAAAGGATGACTTCAAACGAGCAGCGTATCAC GTCTGTGGTATACCACTTACGGACAATATTGTTGAGATCATCTTCCATGTGTTCGACACCAATCGTGATGGGCATTTAAGCTCTGATGAGTTCGTTAGAGTTCTACTTAAACGAGAACGGGATATTGCTCAACCTGTGGAGTCAGGAATCTTTGGACTTTTATCTTGCTGCTGGCATTGCTCAAATAATAGCTCCATTGGGCGGGTGATCACATAA